From one Ignavibacteria bacterium genomic stretch:
- a CDS encoding HTTM domain-containing protein produces MNYRHSWEFTLPTPAVTVISALGRHTGRIQQAIAGYGNLRAPSTTLAVIRILFGATMVVSCVRFISLGWIHDQYIQPMWHFPYDGFDWVQPLGATGMYMVFAIMLLAAICVTLGAWYRISSVLFFLTFTYVELLDKTYYLNHYYFVSIMAAMLALLPAHTAWSVDTWLRPRIKQNTVPRWMVDAVKFQISLVYIYAGLAKINYSWLIEAMPLRIWLPANDTLPIIGPLMTVSWIPWVFSWAGMLYDVTIPFWLMNKRTRLFAYCAVITFHTVTGMLFQIGVFPLVMSSLALVFFFPSQVKVEAGVPAVQSMALSPPRLQRVIAGVLGVHLVLQVLLPWRYLLQTNDVFWDEAGYRFGWRVMLMEKAGTALFSITDRKTGRTTYVNNSDFLNAHQEKQMAMQPDMVLQYAHMLRTYFSERGMVDPIIKADVWVTLNGAPGKQLIDPNADLSRMKMGWTSNEWILPR; encoded by the coding sequence GTGAACTATCGTCACTCCTGGGAATTTACATTACCTACTCCAGCGGTGACGGTGATTAGTGCGTTGGGACGGCATACCGGCAGAATTCAGCAAGCCATAGCAGGCTACGGTAACCTTCGGGCACCGTCAACCACGCTTGCCGTGATACGCATTTTGTTTGGAGCCACAATGGTGGTAAGCTGTGTCAGATTCATATCCCTGGGATGGATTCATGACCAGTACATACAGCCAATGTGGCATTTCCCGTATGATGGATTCGATTGGGTGCAACCCCTGGGTGCTACCGGAATGTACATGGTGTTTGCAATAATGTTGTTGGCAGCCATCTGTGTTACGCTGGGTGCATGGTACAGGATAAGTAGTGTTTTGTTCTTTCTAACGTTTACCTATGTTGAGCTGTTAGATAAAACATATTACCTAAATCATTACTATTTCGTAAGCATCATGGCGGCAATGCTGGCCTTGCTTCCAGCTCACACTGCATGGTCAGTTGATACCTGGCTGCGTCCGCGAATCAAACAGAATACCGTTCCGCGGTGGATGGTTGATGCCGTGAAATTCCAGATCTCGCTGGTGTATATCTACGCAGGTCTTGCCAAGATTAACTACTCCTGGCTTATAGAGGCAATGCCATTGCGGATTTGGCTGCCGGCCAACGATACTCTACCGATTATCGGACCGCTCATGACAGTCTCATGGATTCCATGGGTATTCTCGTGGGCAGGCATGTTGTACGACGTAACGATACCGTTCTGGCTGATGAATAAGCGTACCCGTCTGTTTGCCTACTGCGCAGTGATCACATTCCATACAGTCACTGGAATGCTGTTCCAGATTGGTGTATTTCCGCTTGTTATGTCGAGTCTTGCCTTGGTTTTCTTCTTCCCGTCGCAGGTGAAGGTAGAAGCAGGTGTGCCGGCGGTGCAGTCCATGGCACTGTCCCCACCGCGACTACAGCGAGTGATTGCAGGCGTCCTTGGTGTGCACCTTGTTCTTCAGGTGCTGCTTCCATGGCGGTACCTACTGCAAACAAATGACGTATTCTGGGACGAAGCCGGCTACCGCTTTGGCTGGCGCGTAATGCTGATGGAGAAGGCGGGAACTGCATTGTTTAGTATTACGGACAGGAAAACAGGACGCACAACGTACGTGAACAATTCGGATTTTTTAAATGCACATCAGGAAAAACAGATGGCAATGCAGCCCGACATGGTGTTGCAATATGCTCACATGCTGCGAACATACTTCAGTGAACGCGGAATGGTAGACCCTATCATTAAGGCTGATGTATGGG